Sequence from the Calidithermus timidus DSM 17022 genome:
AGCAGCGCGATCCGCAGGGCGAAGGCCGCCCCGTCGGCATAGCTGGCGAAGGTGTAGGTCTTCTCGAGCCTCCCGCTCACCACAGCCCAGCCCGGCAACTCGGCGAGGGCCTGGGCGATTTCCTGGTCGCTGAGTTTCATGCCCCTCGAGTTTAACCCCTTCCCCGGTGAGCTGTGTTTCGATTCGCGTCTTGCACACGCCCCCCGCTCTTTACCCAGGCCAAAGCCCTATGCTATATTGCTCGCTGGCGTTCTTTGCGGAAGGCCCCCGATCCTTTTGTCAAAGAACAAACCTCAACCCCCGCTGATGGTAGGCAGCGGGATCAGGAGAGCCCAAGTGTTCAAGACCTACGTTCCTCAAGAGCGCGAACCCGGTTGGGTCGTGGTAGATGCCGAGGGCCAGACCCTCGGTCGCCTGGCTTCGCAGATCGCCCGCGTGTTGCGTGGCAAGCACAAGCCTGACTGGACCCCCAACATGGCCACCGGCGACATCGTGGTGGTGATCAACGCCGCCAAGGTGCGCCTGACCGGCAACAAGCCCCACACCAAGGTCTACACCCGCTACACCGGCTACCAGGGCGGCCTCAAGAAGGTCGTAGCCGCCGAAATGCTGGCCCACAAGCCCGAGAAAGCCATCGAGCATGCCGTCAAGGGCATGCTGCCCAAGGGTCCGCTGGGCTACCGCATGTTCCGCCGCCTCAAGGTCTACGCGGGCCCGACCCACCCTCACCAGGCCCAGAAGCCCACCAAGCTGGAGGTCAAGTAATGGAGCAGTACTACGGCACCGGCCGTCGTAAAACCAGCGTGGCGCGGGTCTTTCTGCGCCCCGGCAAAGGCAAGGTCAGCGTCAACGGCCTCGAGTTCCAAGATTACTTCGGCAACCTCGTGAAGGCTGTGTCGGCCCTCGAGCCCCTGCGCGCCGTGGACGCCGCCAACCGCTTCGACGCCTACATCACCGTCGAAGGCGGCGGCAAGAGCGGCCAGATCGACGCCATCAAGCTGGGCATCGCCCGCGCGCTCGTCAGCTACAACGCCGACCTGCGCAGCAAGCTCAAGCCCCAAGGCTTCCTCACCCGCGACCCCCGCGAGGTCGAGCGCAAGAAGTACGGCAAGCACAAAGCCCGTCGGGCGCCGCAGTACTCCAAGCGTTAAACGCGCTCGAGAATTTCAAAACCCTCCCGTCTGGGAGGGTTTTTCTTTGATGCTACGTGGCCGATGGCCGATCCCGCTCTTCGTGGGCTAATGAACTACCCACAACCAACTACGTCTGGTTGGAGTTTCGCGCGACCATCCTCACAGGCTCAAACGTGTGTGGGGCACTCGCCTGCGGCTCCCTTTACGCGCATCCCCGTTCCAGGGGCGACCCACACAAGTATTGTGGAGCATTTTGCCCCGGTGGGGCTATCCTTCCCCTGAGTACCGGCATCGCCGGGGGCCGGATGGCCCTTCACTTGAGTACCGGCATCGCCGGGGGCCGGATGGCCCTTCACTGACCAGCCCAACGGCGGTCTGGTCGGGGACTGCCGCCCCACGCCCCTATGGTTCAAATGGCCTCGAGCGCCAGCGCAGCAGAGCCCCCTGTACCGTGGCAGATCGCCGCCAAGCCCCGGCTCTTGCCGTAGGTGTGCAGGGCGTGGATCAGGGTGGTGAGGATGCGCGCGCCGCTCGCGCCGATGGGGTGTCCCAGTGCGATGGCCCCGCCGTGAACGTTGAGCTTGTCCATCGGCACGCCCAGCAGCCGGTGGAAGAGGAGGTTGTTGAGGGCGAACGCCTCGTTGTTCTCGAAAAGGTCGAAGTCGGAGAGCTGCATCCCCAGCTTGCCCAGCAGCTTCCTGACCGCGGGAACCGGAGCTTCGGGGAAGCGCCAGGGTTCCCCGGCAGCCCAGCTCGAGCCCAGAATGCGGGCGATGGGCTTGAGGCCGTACTTCTGAAGGGCTTCACCACTCGCCAGCAACAAGGCCGCCGCCCCGTCGGAGATCTGCGAGGAGTTGCCGGCGGTGAGCACGCCGTCCTTCTTGAAGGCCGGGCGCAGGGCGGCCAGGGACTCGAGGGTGGTTTCGGGCCGCACCCCCTCGTCCTTGCTCACCACCTCCACGCCCTTACGGGTCTTAACCTCGATAGGCACGATCTCCCGGCTGAAGTGGCAGGCTTCCGTCGCCTGAGCCGCCCGCCAATTGGAGTGCAGCGCCACTTCGTCGAGCTCGGCGCGGCTTACCCCGAACTCGGCAGCTAGACGCTCGGTCTGCTCGCCCATGGCCTCGCCGGTGAAGGGATCGGAGAGTCCGTCGCGCTGGAGGATGTCCTGCAGTTGCTCGGGGGCCCCGGCCAGGTACTTGTAGCCCCAGCGGGCTCGGCTGCTGAGGTAGAAACCGGTCTGGCTCATGGACTCCATGCCCCCCACCAACACCAGCTCCGCATCGCCGCTCTTGATGGTCAGCGCGCCGTTGGCGGTAGCCTGCATCCCCGAGGCGCAGACCATGTCCACCGCGTAGCCGTCCACGCTCTGGGGAATGCCCGCCTTGAAGGCGGCCTGACGGGGGGGTAGCTGACCGTGCCCGGCCCTGAGCACCTGCCCAAAGATGAATAGGTCGAGGTCGCCGCCTTGCACCCCGGCCTTCTCGAGCGCCGCCTTCATCACGTGGGCCCCCAAATCGACCGGGGAGAAGTCCTTCAGCGCCCCGCCAAACTTCCCAATGGGGGTTCGAACCGCCGAAACCACAAACACTTCGCGCATGATCGCCTCCTTGCTATATGCTACGGTATTTGAGCGGTGAGTTGTAAAAACGTCACATCGGGTGGCCGAGTTGTAAATCCCAATAACCCCTTCTAGAATCGGGGCAGTTTGCGCCGATGTCAAACCTAGGGGGTCGGATGGACGGGTCGTCCGCACACGCCACTTGTTCGTCCAACGTTCACACCCGCAGGCTACCCTGTCCCCAGGACTCAGGCTGCATGCCGAAGGAGGAAAGCGTGGAAAACAAGCCAACGAAACAATGGACCCGGCGCAAATTTCTCTGGGTGGCCCTGGCCGCTCCCCTCCCGCTGGCCCTGGCTCAGCCCGGCCCCACCCTCCCGGCCACCCCAGCCTGCGGCGACGAGGACGACGAACCCACCCCTCCCCAGACCGAAGGCCCCTACTACAAGCCCCGCAGCCCTGAGCGGAAGTCGCTGCTCGAGGGCGGCCTGAGCGGGACAAAGCTGCTGATCCAGGGTTACGTGCTCTCCACCGGCTGCAAACCCGTGGCCCGCGCCCTGCTGGACTTCTGGCAGTGCGACGCACAGGGGCAATACGACAATCAGGGCTTCCGTCTGCGGGGTCACCAGTTCAGCGACGCCAGCGGGCGCTTTGTGCTCGAGACCATCGTCCCCGGCCTCTATCCGGGCCGTACCCGGCACATTCACGTCAAGGTGCAGGCCCCCAACCGACCGGTGCTCACCACCCAGCTCTACTTCCCCGACGAGCCCTCCAACGCCTCCGACCGCATCTTCGACCGGCGGCTGACCATGGCCGTGCAGAAGAGCAACAACCTGTGGCAAGCCCGCTTCGACTTCGTGCTGCGGGTTTGAGCTCAATCCGCCGAAGCCTGCAACCCTGAGCGCGTTTGGGACGGGTTAGGAAGGGCTTCCGGCGCGATGAACTCGACCTCGAGCGCCCCGAAGTTCTCGCTCTGCCGCAGGCGCACCTCCCCTACCCGGTGGGCCTCGAGCAGGGCCGAGAAGGCCACGGTCTGCTCGGCCCAGGTGCTCAGGGGCAGTTGGCCAAACAGCGCCCGCCGCACCCTGAGCAGGAAGTCCCGCAGCCTGGCCCAGGCCTCCTTGAGGCCAAAGCGCTCGGGCTCCATCTGGATTTCCGCCCGCCGGGTGAAGGGGCGCACGGCCTCGAGCAGCCGCTCGAGCGGCAAGGGGCGCAGGCGTCTGTCTTTGGGCAGGGGTGGCGGGGGCACCGGCAGCACCCTCGAGCGCTCCTCAGCCCGCTGGCGCAGGAACTGGATGGCCTCCTGCAAAGCCACCAGGGTTTCCAGGAAGCCGGCGGCCTCGTCCGCTTCGTCCTCCTCTATGGGGGCTGGCTCGACCCTGGCGAAGGCCCGCAGCTTGAAGAGGATCAGCTCGGCCAGCAGGGGCAGCAGCTCGCTGCGCTGGGAGAGCTCGAGCGCCTCGACCTGGGCTAAAGCCTGCTCGACCAGGCTCAGGACGGGCAATTCCCTCGCTGCCAGGCTACCCCGCCGCACGGCTTCGGAAAGCTGGAGCGGCGTGCCGGAGAAGCCAGGAAAAGCGAGGTGGATCAAGAAAGCACCTTCCGTCGGGGAGCGAGCAGGCCGAACTTCTCGCGCACCTCTTCCATGGTGGCCTGCGCGATGGCCCGCGCCCTGCGCGCGCCGTCCTCGAGGGCGTCCAGTACGCGCTCGGGGTTGGCCCGCAGCTCCTCGGCCCGCTCGCGGATGGGCCGCAGCGTTTTCATCATCTCCTGAAACAGGATTTGCTTGACGACCAGCGTGCCGATGCCCCTGCGGGCGTACTCCTCGCGCAAGACCTGGATCAGCTCGGGCGGGGCGAAATACTGCAAGAACTTGAAGGGCACGCTGCGCTCGGGGTCACCGGGGTCGGAGAGGCGGATGCGGGCGGGGTCATCGGGCATGACCCGGATCTTCTGCCAGATGCTCTGCTCGTCCTCGAGCAATCCGATGGTGTTACCCACGCTCTTGCTCATCTTGGCCTTGCCGTCGATGCCGGGTACGCGCGGAGCGTTGGGGTTGAGGTAGATCTGTGGCTCGGGGAAGGTCTCGCCGTACTCCTGATTCCACCTCCGGGCGATCTCGCGGGCGAGCTCGAGGTGTTGGGTCTGATCGTCCCCTACCGGCACGGTGTCGGCCTTGTAGATCAGGATGTCGGCAGCCATCAGCACCGGATACATCAGCAACCCTGCCGGGACCGACTCGAGCCTGGAAGCCTTGTCCTTGAACTGGGTCATGCGGGTCAGGTCGCCGTAAGGGGTCTGGGTGGTAAAGATCCAGGCCAGCTCGGTGTGTTCGGGCACGTGCGACTGCACGAAGAGGATGACCTTGTCGGGGTCGAGGCCCGCGGCCATGTTGACCAGCCCAGCCTCGAAGGTGCGCTGTCGCAGCAAATCCTTGTCATAGGCCGCCGGGTTGGTGGGCGCGTGGTAATCCACGATGCAATAGATCGCGTCCCGGCCCAGCCGCTCCCCGAGGGCCACATAGTTGACCATGGCCCCCAGGTAGTTGCCAATGTGAAGCTCGCCGGTCGGTTGAAAGCCGGAAAACACCCGTTTCATCCGGAACAGGATACCAAAGCCAGCTCGTACGTCTCACGTCTGGTTCCCGCGAATACCGCCTACAGCAATGTGCTCCAAACCCCCACTTTTCGAGCCAAGCTCGTCCTACACTGTGAAACATGCGCACCCTGGTGCTGGCCGTGATGGTCGCTTTCATGGGGCTCTTGGCAACCGGAGCCCAGCAGAACGGCGAGCCTTCCCTGCCCGATCCACGCACTGCGAGGGCCCAGCTCGAGCAGATCTACGAGCAGATCCACCCAGCGGCAGTCCGCATCGAGACCCGGCCCGAGGGGGTCGGATCGGGCTTCTTCATCAGTCCCGATGGCCTGGTGCTCACGGCCTACCACGTCATCGAGGACACCCAGCGCTTCTGGGTGCGCAGTGCCGACCAAAGGCGTTACCCCGCCGAGGTGGTGGGCTACGACGCCCTGCGCGACATCGCCCTGATCAGGGCCAGGGTGAGCCAACGGGTGCCTTTCATGGAGCTCGAGACCGCCAAAGCCGTGCGCAAGGGTGAATCGCTCATGACCATCGGCAACTCGCGCGGCGCTTTCATCGCTCCACGGATCGGCGTGGTCACCAGCATCGGTCGCACCATCCGGCCCGACTTCCCCAGCGACCTCATCGCCTCGACCATGCCGCTGGCTCCGGGCGACTCGGGCGGCCCCGTGCTCAACACCGAGGGCAAGGTGGTGGCCATCGCCGTGGCCATCGGGCGGGAGGCGCAGGAGGGCCAAGATGTCCCCGTGTTCCAGAGCTACGCCACACCCCTGCTAGGCCTGGACAGCCTGGTCAGCCAGATCAAGGCTGGCTACCGCCGCGACATCCCCTTCATGGGCGTGAGCCTCAGCCAGCTTTCCGACGACGAGGCCCGCGCGGTGGGGCTGCGCCAGGGCGGGGTGGTGGTGATGGAGCTGCTCGAGGGCTATCCGGCGGCCACCTCGGGCTTGCAGCCCCCTCGCCGCCTGTCGGAAAACCGGGTGCTGGCCGATCTGATCCTCGAGGTCGATGGGCGGGTGGTCCAGAGCCCCAACGACCTCATCGCCTACGTGCGCAGCCGCCAGGTGGGCGACACCATCACCCTCAAGGTTCTGCGCGGCAATGAGACCCTCACCGTCAAGATCACGCTCACGCCGAAGTGGCGAAGCGGCTGAAAGCAAAACCCCCGGACCTGGAGTCCGGGGCCTTCGTGGTGCCGGGAACAGGACTTGAACCTGCACACCCTTGCGGGCACATGACCCTGAATCATGCGCGTCTACCAATTCCGCCATCCCGGCACAGGATGCGCTTCAGACGCAAAAGAAATAGTAGCCGCGATGCTTCGATTCGTCAAGGGGAGGTTATACCAGATTCGGTTAGTTCGTCACCGAATGGGAACGCCGCCCCGCCAGGGCGGGGCGGTCGACCGAAGGGATACGCTTGCTTCGCCGACCGTCAGGGAGGGGTGTGCTCTGGGATTCAAAAAGATAGCCTCTGGGTTTTGAAGAGTATCTCTTTGAATCCGCTACTATAGCCCCTCGACCGGATCGGTCTCGAGCCGCCGGATCGCCTCGCGCAGGGCCCCGGGCAAGGGGCTCGGCTTGCCCTGCTCGAGCCACACCTGCACCGTCTCACCCTTGGCGGCGAGTTCACCGTTGGCCCACACCTCGAAGATCATGCGGAAGCTACTGTTGCCCACCTTGCTCACGCGGGTCATGACCCTGACGTCGTCGTGAAGGACGATGGGACGCCGGTAGTCCACCTCGGCCCTGGCCAAGATGAAATTGCCACTGCCCGCCTCGTAGCCCAGTCGTAGGAAATACTCCACCCTGGCCGTCTCGGCATAGCTCAGGTAAACCGCGTTGTTGACGTGGCCCAGCGGGTCCAGATCGCGGAAGCGCACGTCGATGTGCACACAAACGGGGAAATTGCTCACCGCTTAACTCTACACGCCCGCCGAGTCATAGGGGAATGACCCATGACCATCGGAGCTGCTGACATCAGCAGCGCTTGCCCGCCGCGTATACTCAGGCCATGCACCTAACTGCTCAGCTCCCCCGCTGGAACCTCGAGCCCCTCTTCAAGGGCCTGCAAAGCCCCGACTTCCTGGAGGCCTACACCCGCCTCGAGCAGCAGATCGCCGAACTCGAGGCCCTGTTCGAGCGCTACCAGATCGGCGCACGCCCCATGCGCGAGGACGATCCGGCGGCCTTTGCCGCCATCATCGAGCAGCTCAACGCCATCACCCTCTCACAAAGCCGCATCAGCACCTACCTCCACGCCCTCATCTCCACCGACTCCACCAACGAGGAGGCCCAGGCCCGCTACTCGCTCTACCGGGGTCTGATGGTGCGCCTGCAGAAGCTACGGCCCAGGCTCACACCCTGGCTGGCCGCCCTCGAGCCCGAGGTGGTGAGGGCCGGGGAGTACCGCATCTTGATCGAAGAAGCCCGCGTCCAGGCTCAGCACCTCATGAGCGAGGCCGAGGAAGTGCTGGCCGCCGAGCTCTCACTCTCCGGCGGCAGCGCCTTTGCCCGGTTGCACTCCGACGTCTCGAGCCAGATCACCGCGAGGGTGCGGGGTGAGGAGCTGCCCATCTCCAGCGTCCGCCTGTTGGCCTTCGACCCTAACGAGGCCACCCGCAAGGCCGCCTACGAGGCCGAGCTCGAGGCCTGGAG
This genomic interval carries:
- the rplM gene encoding 50S ribosomal protein L13, with product MVGSGIRRAQVFKTYVPQEREPGWVVVDAEGQTLGRLASQIARVLRGKHKPDWTPNMATGDIVVVINAAKVRLTGNKPHTKVYTRYTGYQGGLKKVVAAEMLAHKPEKAIEHAVKGMLPKGPLGYRMFRRLKVYAGPTHPHQAQKPTKLEVK
- the rpsI gene encoding 30S ribosomal protein S9, which encodes MEQYYGTGRRKTSVARVFLRPGKGKVSVNGLEFQDYFGNLVKAVSALEPLRAVDAANRFDAYITVEGGGKSGQIDAIKLGIARALVSYNADLRSKLKPQGFLTRDPREVERKKYGKHKARRAPQYSKR
- a CDS encoding thiolase family protein; this translates as MREVFVVSAVRTPIGKFGGALKDFSPVDLGAHVMKAALEKAGVQGGDLDLFIFGQVLRAGHGQLPPRQAAFKAGIPQSVDGYAVDMVCASGMQATANGALTIKSGDAELVLVGGMESMSQTGFYLSSRARWGYKYLAGAPEQLQDILQRDGLSDPFTGEAMGEQTERLAAEFGVSRAELDEVALHSNWRAAQATEACHFSREIVPIEVKTRKGVEVVSKDEGVRPETTLESLAALRPAFKKDGVLTAGNSSQISDGAAALLLASGEALQKYGLKPIARILGSSWAAGEPWRFPEAPVPAVRKLLGKLGMQLSDFDLFENNEAFALNNLLFHRLLGVPMDKLNVHGGAIALGHPIGASGARILTTLIHALHTYGKSRGLAAICHGTGGSAALALEAI
- a CDS encoding intradiol ring-cleavage dioxygenase translates to MENKPTKQWTRRKFLWVALAAPLPLALAQPGPTLPATPACGDEDDEPTPPQTEGPYYKPRSPERKSLLEGGLSGTKLLIQGYVLSTGCKPVARALLDFWQCDAQGQYDNQGFRLRGHQFSDASGRFVLETIVPGLYPGRTRHIHVKVQAPNRPVLTTQLYFPDEPSNASDRIFDRRLTMAVQKSNNLWQARFDFVLRV
- the trpS gene encoding tryptophan--tRNA ligase — protein: MKRVFSGFQPTGELHIGNYLGAMVNYVALGERLGRDAIYCIVDYHAPTNPAAYDKDLLRQRTFEAGLVNMAAGLDPDKVILFVQSHVPEHTELAWIFTTQTPYGDLTRMTQFKDKASRLESVPAGLLMYPVLMAADILIYKADTVPVGDDQTQHLELAREIARRWNQEYGETFPEPQIYLNPNAPRVPGIDGKAKMSKSVGNTIGLLEDEQSIWQKIRVMPDDPARIRLSDPGDPERSVPFKFLQYFAPPELIQVLREEYARRGIGTLVVKQILFQEMMKTLRPIRERAEELRANPERVLDALEDGARRARAIAQATMEEVREKFGLLAPRRKVLS
- a CDS encoding S1C family serine protease, which gives rise to MRTLVLAVMVAFMGLLATGAQQNGEPSLPDPRTARAQLEQIYEQIHPAAVRIETRPEGVGSGFFISPDGLVLTAYHVIEDTQRFWVRSADQRRYPAEVVGYDALRDIALIRARVSQRVPFMELETAKAVRKGESLMTIGNSRGAFIAPRIGVVTSIGRTIRPDFPSDLIASTMPLAPGDSGGPVLNTEGKVVAIAVAIGREAQEGQDVPVFQSYATPLLGLDSLVSQIKAGYRRDIPFMGVSLSQLSDDEARAVGLRQGGVVVMELLEGYPAATSGLQPPRRLSENRVLADLILEVDGRVVQSPNDLIAYVRSRQVGDTITLKVLRGNETLTVKITLTPKWRSG
- a CDS encoding acyl-CoA thioesterase — translated: MSNFPVCVHIDVRFRDLDPLGHVNNAVYLSYAETARVEYFLRLGYEAGSGNFILARAEVDYRRPIVLHDDVRVMTRVSKVGNSSFRMIFEVWANGELAAKGETVQVWLEQGKPSPLPGALREAIRRLETDPVEGL